One window of the Candidatus Zixiibacteriota bacterium genome contains the following:
- a CDS encoding putative Enoyl-CoA hydratase/isomerase family protein (Evidence 3 : Putative function from multiple computational evidences) — translation MDSKSTKDGFQSSSDFFDTYEYEGVGVIHVKSRAFDIASDLQLKNALFNKINIAGGSSSIRVLLLLSDNSILGEKHNRIFWNNVIESYDGNMHLIREVNALSQYIEMMCSFRKIVVSAVRGSVVETFLGVILSTDFRVISEDTVFSFPCRQFGLPPQGALAFLLPRYIGIAKAKGILLRAEPILASQALALGLVDKVIPNANYESSCLEFAKGLTALPPEVAGLTKRLFECDMKELHTYLELEAKLIGPHKVILPPEDAPL, via the coding sequence ATGGATTCCAAGTCTACGAAGGATGGGTTTCAGTCGAGTAGTGATTTCTTTGATACCTATGAATATGAGGGCGTAGGAGTGATTCATGTCAAGAGCAGAGCCTTCGACATCGCCTCTGATTTGCAATTGAAGAACGCGCTGTTTAATAAGATCAATATTGCGGGGGGGTCCTCCAGTATCCGAGTGCTTCTCCTCCTGAGTGATAATTCAATATTGGGAGAGAAGCATAATCGCATTTTCTGGAACAATGTTATTGAATCCTACGATGGCAATATGCATCTGATCCGAGAGGTGAATGCTCTGTCCCAGTACATAGAAATGATGTGCTCTTTCAGAAAAATTGTTGTCTCTGCTGTTCGCGGTTCGGTGGTGGAAACGTTCCTCGGTGTAATTCTCTCAACCGATTTCAGAGTAATCTCTGAAGATACGGTATTTTCATTTCCTTGTAGGCAATTTGGGTTGCCGCCCCAGGGAGCATTAGCCTTCCTGCTACCGCGATATATCGGTATTGCAAAAGCCAAAGGTATTCTTCTTCGCGCCGAGCCCATCTTGGCATCACAAGCATTAGCTCTTGGCCTTGTCGACAAAGTTATTCCAAATGCGAACTACGAGTCTTCATGTCTTGAGTTTGCGAAAGGTTTGACTGCTCTTCCGCCGGAGGTTGCCGGATTGACAAAACGTCTGTTTGAGTGTGACATGAAAGAACTCCATACCTATCTGGAGCTCGAAGCGAAGCTTATTGGGCCGCATAAAGTGATACTTCCTCCGGAGGATGCCCCTTTATAA
- a CDS encoding putative Cation efflux system protein (Evidence 3 : Putative function from multiple computational evidences) — protein MKSRRYILLVILILGPALSGCGGDSHDTSKSNEVAIPVHTVLVTDDEITPVFEYAGTVEPNEEAALGSEIPGRIERFHCDVGDTIPAGFLIAELGSETLIQARANFEATEKDWNRIQSLREAGSASQQAYDRAQAAYDASKATYDKTLASTLLKAPFSGVVTHKYLEEGEVFTLMPGAAGSPAIIRLMKIDTVKVVISAPEKDYSKLSRGQTALLHLDAYPGKEFAGEVSLVAPTLDTRTRTADVEVKFANHDGIIRPGMFGKVVVRLESNRVLLINLDALIRQEGTGTFFVYRVIGGQAERVDIERGQVYNNFTEIKSGLQAGDTVVTSGKMKIKSGSKVVVSSQEVIK, from the coding sequence ATGAAATCAAGGAGATATATACTTCTAGTCATTCTGATCCTTGGGCCAGCATTATCCGGATGTGGCGGCGATTCCCACGACACCTCCAAATCCAATGAAGTCGCCATCCCAGTACATACCGTTTTGGTCACCGATGATGAGATAACTCCGGTTTTTGAGTATGCTGGTACTGTGGAACCCAACGAGGAAGCCGCCTTAGGATCGGAAATACCCGGACGCATTGAACGTTTCCATTGTGACGTCGGCGATACAATACCAGCTGGCTTCTTGATCGCTGAGTTGGGAAGTGAAACGCTAATTCAAGCGCGGGCCAACTTTGAAGCCACCGAAAAGGACTGGAATCGCATACAATCACTTCGCGAGGCTGGTTCGGCCTCGCAGCAAGCATATGACCGTGCGCAAGCCGCATATGATGCATCAAAAGCAACTTACGATAAGACTCTGGCCAGCACTCTTCTGAAAGCTCCTTTCTCGGGAGTGGTAACCCACAAGTATCTTGAGGAAGGAGAAGTATTTACTCTCATGCCGGGAGCGGCCGGCAGCCCTGCCATCATCCGATTGATGAAGATCGACACGGTAAAGGTTGTTATTTCAGCACCTGAAAAAGATTACTCTAAGTTATCCAGAGGTCAGACGGCCTTACTGCATCTGGATGCTTATCCCGGAAAGGAATTTGCCGGTGAGGTCTCTCTCGTCGCGCCGACGCTGGATACGCGAACCCGCACCGCTGACGTTGAGGTTAAGTTCGCCAATCACGACGGAATAATCAGGCCGGGGATGTTCGGAAAGGTTGTCGTCAGATTGGAGTCAAATAGAGTGCTGCTGATAAACCTTGATGCTTTGATTAGACAAGAAGGAACCGGCACATTCTTTGTCTACAGGGTTATCGGCGGGCAAGCGGAACGAGTTGATATCGAAAGAGGTCAGGTTTATAACAACTTCACAGAAATCAAAAGCGGTCTTCAAGCCGGCGATACAGTTGTGACCAGTGGCAAAATGAAGATCAAGAGTGGTTCCAAAGTGGTCGTATCCTCGCAGGAGGTTATCAAGTGA
- the lcrS gene encoding Low calcium response locus protein S — MKRLRFSETQVVGILKEADAEMAVQEICRKYGSSDQTYYNWRKKYGGLEGSEVRRLRELEAENSKLKRIYGEPSLENDALKDRVSKKLSGHRTVAR, encoded by the coding sequence ATGAAACGGTTACGATTCAGTGAGACACAGGTAGTCGGCATTCTCAAGGAGGCGGATGCCGAGATGGCAGTGCAGGAGATTTGCCGCAAGTACGGGAGCAGCGATCAGACCTATTACAATTGGAGGAAGAAATACGGCGGGCTTGAAGGGTCAGAGGTACGCCGTCTTCGGGAGCTGGAGGCGGAGAACAGCAAGTTAAAGCGGATATATGGTGAGCCGAGCCTGGAGAACGACGCCCTGAAGGATCGGGTCTCAAAAAAGCTCTCTGGCCACCGGACCGTTGCGAGGTAG
- a CDS encoding hypothetical protein (Evidence 5 : Unknown function) produces MRRTINTTPELLSGMLLKPAGVVLAFVIAGLLMSVHTVAADTLSLDLTKAIDLAIKNNHELAAQSHRVDEAKSGVKIAKTDFFPSLNARATYTRLDEAPYLDASGFGKLFEPLMAPFEALVSSGYLDPATLSGLTGAAGPGRIVMGDDDNYTISLSLQQPLFTGFSLTNNLKIANYEKTNSELMLQRTEENVRLRTTLAYWGLIQAREFVRVTKESIAQLESHIDDLGNMLKGGIIIRNDLLRAELALSNTQLENVMAVNGVRLANMTLCNILAIDQSTVVEPTESVMVNAFELTPLDNLSTLAIASRPDFLAFGNNIKILDRIKAVRMGEYLPRLALVANYDWKRPNREYEPKFYDSWNINLIATLSIFHWGARHHEIQKVSAQKQQLSELYKQLADNIKLEVRQTYQLVEESQQEVRIAKQAVNQAEENFRVTSTNYDAGVLTNTDLLDAQMGLTRAKMALIQAQIQYRSAIARLNAAVSGNEEPIK; encoded by the coding sequence TTGAGAAGGACAATAAACACTACACCTGAGCTTTTAAGTGGGATGCTTCTAAAACCCGCTGGCGTTGTGTTGGCGTTCGTGATCGCAGGACTCTTAATGTCAGTTCACACGGTGGCAGCGGATACCCTAAGCCTCGATTTGACAAAGGCCATTGACCTTGCGATCAAGAATAATCATGAATTGGCAGCACAATCACATCGGGTAGACGAGGCCAAGTCAGGTGTAAAGATCGCGAAAACAGACTTTTTCCCAAGCCTTAATGCTCGCGCGACTTACACGCGACTCGACGAGGCGCCTTACCTTGATGCTTCTGGATTTGGAAAGTTGTTTGAACCGCTTATGGCGCCGTTTGAAGCTCTAGTTTCCAGTGGTTATCTAGATCCAGCAACCTTAAGCGGCCTAACCGGTGCCGCGGGGCCGGGCAGGATTGTTATGGGTGATGATGACAATTATACCATAAGTCTGTCGCTCCAGCAACCGCTTTTCACCGGATTTTCACTGACCAATAACCTCAAAATAGCCAATTACGAGAAGACAAATTCCGAGCTCATGTTGCAAAGAACAGAAGAAAACGTGCGGTTGCGAACAACGCTGGCATACTGGGGATTGATTCAGGCCAGAGAGTTCGTCAGAGTAACCAAGGAGTCAATTGCTCAGCTTGAGTCTCATATAGATGACCTAGGAAACATGCTTAAGGGCGGGATTATCATTCGAAACGATCTGCTTCGGGCCGAACTGGCCCTCTCCAATACCCAGCTGGAAAACGTAATGGCAGTGAACGGCGTGCGTCTGGCCAACATGACCTTGTGCAATATTCTGGCAATTGATCAAAGCACGGTCGTTGAGCCGACCGAGTCAGTTATGGTAAATGCTTTTGAGCTGACTCCGCTGGATAATCTGTCCACCCTGGCAATTGCCTCCCGTCCGGACTTCCTTGCGTTTGGGAATAACATCAAGATCCTCGACCGAATAAAAGCCGTTCGAATGGGAGAATATCTACCCAGGCTTGCTTTGGTAGCCAACTACGACTGGAAACGACCAAATAGAGAATATGAGCCAAAATTCTATGATAGCTGGAATATCAATCTTATTGCGACTTTGAGCATTTTCCACTGGGGGGCGAGACATCATGAGATTCAGAAAGTTTCCGCCCAGAAACAGCAACTTTCCGAGCTTTATAAACAGTTGGCAGACAATATCAAGCTTGAAGTTCGTCAAACATATCAACTTGTTGAAGAATCCCAGCAGGAAGTCCGCATTGCTAAGCAAGCAGTAAATCAGGCGGAAGAAAATTTTCGGGTTACATCAACCAATTATGATGCAGGTGTACTCACCAACACCGATCTGCTGGATGCCCAAATGGGTTTAACACGGGCAAAGATGGCCCTTATCCAAGCACAAATACAATACAGAAGCGCAATAGCCAGGCTTAACGCGGCAGTTTCTGGTAACGAGGAGCCCATAAAATGA
- the fabH gene encoding 3-oxoacyl-(acyl-carrier-protein) synthase 3 has translation MTAHVRARILGTGSYVPDERLTNADLERMLDTSDKWIYSHTGIRERRIAEDDCTTSDMAVEAIRQALDMSECLPEDVDMIIAGTSTPDYRMPSTACVIQEKLNFSNAGSFDVVSACTGFLNGLVIAGSLIESGACKTIVVVGAEKLSSVTNYKDRNTCILFGDGAGAVVMAADNDGHGVLSSFIKSDGTKRNLLWIPVGGVANPYTPDFSNDGSDKLIMNGRDLYRIAVREMYNASVIVVKEAGISPQDISLIIPHQANIRIIEGLIKRLDVKMNRVFVNIDKYGNTSAASIPIALDEANRTGRLKPGDLVLMVAFGSGLVWGASVVRW, from the coding sequence GTGACTGCCCACGTAAGAGCCAGAATATTGGGTACAGGATCATACGTTCCTGATGAACGGCTGACTAATGCCGACTTGGAGCGAATGTTAGACACATCCGATAAATGGATTTACTCTCACACCGGCATCCGAGAACGGCGAATTGCAGAAGACGATTGTACTACATCCGATATGGCTGTGGAAGCCATCCGGCAGGCCCTAGATATGTCGGAGTGTCTCCCCGAAGATGTTGATATGATAATCGCTGGAACATCTACGCCAGATTACCGGATGCCGTCCACAGCTTGTGTGATACAGGAGAAATTGAACTTTTCAAATGCCGGGTCATTTGATGTAGTGTCTGCCTGTACAGGTTTTCTCAATGGCCTGGTCATTGCGGGGTCACTCATTGAGTCCGGGGCATGCAAAACTATTGTCGTTGTCGGAGCAGAGAAACTGTCATCTGTTACCAACTACAAGGATCGAAACACCTGCATTCTCTTTGGTGATGGCGCAGGTGCCGTTGTGATGGCTGCCGACAATGATGGTCACGGTGTTCTATCTTCTTTCATCAAGTCTGACGGTACAAAACGCAATCTACTCTGGATTCCGGTAGGAGGTGTCGCAAATCCATATACGCCTGACTTCTCCAATGATGGTTCTGATAAGCTAATAATGAATGGCCGCGATTTATACAGAATAGCCGTTCGTGAGATGTACAATGCTTCTGTGATAGTTGTTAAGGAAGCTGGTATTAGCCCTCAGGACATTTCATTGATCATACCCCACCAAGCTAACATCCGGATTATCGAAGGTTTGATTAAGCGGCTGGATGTCAAGATGAATAGGGTATTCGTCAATATTGACAAGTACGGAAATACGTCCGCAGCATCGATCCCAATAGCGCTCGACGAAGCCAATCGCACTGGCCGATTAAAGCCCGGAGACCTGGTGTTGATGGTCGCTTTTGGGAGCGGTTTGGTTTGGGGGGCATCAGTTGTAAGATGGTGA
- a CDS encoding DoxX family protein, translated as MFMNKFIGQTYGIMRIITGFLILWHGSQKLFSFPPPGQDIPAFVMTIAGPIELFGGILIAVGLWTRYVAFLASGLMAFAYWIAHGTQAFLPIVNQGELAVLYCFVFLYISANGGGIWSIDAVIASRGGAQTQSPDGRI; from the coding sequence ATGTTCATGAATAAATTTATCGGCCAGACATACGGTATCATGAGAATCATTACCGGCTTTTTGATTCTGTGGCATGGTTCTCAAAAGCTTTTCTCATTTCCACCGCCGGGGCAAGACATTCCAGCTTTTGTTATGACAATCGCAGGTCCCATTGAATTATTTGGCGGAATTCTCATTGCCGTGGGCCTCTGGACCCGCTATGTGGCTTTCCTGGCCAGCGGTCTCATGGCTTTTGCATACTGGATTGCCCATGGTACCCAAGCCTTTTTGCCAATTGTTAATCAGGGAGAACTCGCCGTTTTGTACTGCTTTGTATTTCTTTACATTTCGGCTAATGGCGGCGGCATTTGGAGCATTGACGCAGTTATAGCTTCTCGTGGGGGGGCACAGACCCAGAGCCCGGATGGTCGTATTTGA
- a CDS encoding putative Sulfatase domain protein (Evidence 3 : Putative function from multiple computational evidences): MQRDSALADYRRLIIALALNTPIILIIFLWNLMPVEFSVLTWIYFITVSVGYYVLAMWLVTTIVFVMLLPFRRVGIGLCAVMTGAFVYYFLIDSFVFRLTRMHIDPFWIEWIVSDFGAFGISGGTLRSALLALLLIAAIEYGLFHYAWRITVKKFITVSFYTVGIASLIISQVIHAMAYEYNDARITKLTPYLPVYYPVSSHNQAAKYGGRLPIGNDESIDIEGEEGDAVTYPLRELEMDKPEGKRFPNILVLLFESWRYDMMNADITPHTYALSRNSLVCSRHYCSGNSTVAGVFGLFYGLFPTYWTTVKANNKAIHNPVLIDVLENNRYNYGVFANSNFKRHKIKDAVFRDIEVQESFAGESKIEQDLDMTRQLIGFLREQQGRERPFFALGFYKSNHAPYLYPQTDTIFRPAGDQNLMRANSDTDPTLYFNDYKNATHFVDKLIGQVLQEIDSLGLMSNTIIIVTTDHGEEFNDDRSNYWGHGTNFTQFQTVVPLVIYAPGREPRMITQITSHVDIAPTLLQEFLFCINNPGDYSNGINLYRDFGDNRPMVIGSYVNYAIILDDNVYEIYPFRSKNYKLSNINKDVAFPAYKELTPLMDEMKRFYRSSQQWSLGGR; encoded by the coding sequence ATGCAACGCGACAGCGCCCTTGCGGATTATCGCCGTCTGATTATTGCGCTCGCTCTCAATACCCCTATAATTCTGATTATATTCTTGTGGAACTTGATGCCGGTTGAGTTCAGCGTTCTAACTTGGATATACTTTATTACTGTTTCTGTCGGATACTACGTTCTGGCAATGTGGCTTGTAACCACCATTGTATTTGTGATGTTGCTCCCCTTCAGAAGAGTTGGCATTGGACTCTGTGCCGTTATGACCGGGGCTTTTGTGTATTACTTCTTGATCGACTCCTTTGTATTTCGCCTGACACGAATGCACATTGACCCGTTTTGGATTGAATGGATCGTTTCTGATTTCGGGGCTTTTGGTATCTCCGGCGGCACTTTGCGCTCAGCCCTATTGGCTCTTCTTCTTATTGCCGCCATTGAATACGGGTTGTTTCATTATGCCTGGAGGATTACGGTTAAGAAATTCATAACAGTGTCCTTTTACACCGTCGGCATCGCCTCTTTGATAATCAGCCAAGTCATACACGCGATGGCATACGAATATAACGACGCCCGAATAACAAAATTGACTCCTTATCTACCCGTATACTATCCCGTTTCGTCGCATAATCAAGCCGCTAAATATGGTGGACGCTTGCCTATTGGAAATGATGAATCTATCGATATAGAAGGTGAAGAGGGTGACGCTGTGACATATCCACTACGCGAACTTGAGATGGATAAGCCGGAAGGCAAACGGTTTCCGAATATCCTCGTCCTTCTCTTTGAGAGCTGGCGGTACGACATGATGAACGCCGACATTACGCCGCATACCTATGCTCTGTCGAGAAATTCTCTGGTCTGTTCACGTCATTATTGCTCAGGTAACTCTACAGTCGCCGGCGTTTTTGGACTATTTTACGGACTGTTTCCAACCTATTGGACAACAGTCAAAGCCAATAACAAAGCTATACATAACCCTGTTCTTATTGATGTGCTTGAGAATAATAGATATAATTATGGCGTTTTTGCCAATTCGAATTTCAAACGGCATAAGATTAAAGATGCTGTCTTCCGTGACATAGAAGTGCAGGAATCTTTTGCCGGCGAATCGAAGATAGAGCAGGACCTGGACATGACCCGCCAGTTAATTGGCTTTCTGCGCGAGCAACAGGGTAGGGAGAGGCCATTCTTTGCTTTGGGATTTTATAAATCCAATCATGCCCCGTACCTATACCCACAGACCGATACCATCTTTCGCCCGGCCGGAGATCAGAATCTCATGCGTGCTAATAGTGATACCGATCCGACGTTATATTTCAACGACTACAAGAATGCAACACATTTCGTTGACAAGCTAATTGGGCAAGTATTGCAGGAAATAGATTCTCTTGGCCTAATGTCCAATACAATCATTATCGTAACCACTGACCATGGCGAAGAATTTAACGATGATCGGTCAAATTACTGGGGGCATGGCACAAATTTCACTCAATTCCAAACGGTGGTTCCTTTAGTAATCTACGCCCCCGGAAGGGAGCCACGGATGATTACCCAAATTACCTCCCATGTGGACATTGCACCAACTCTCCTACAAGAATTTCTTTTTTGCATCAATAACCCAGGAGATTATAGCAACGGCATAAATTTATACCGGGATTTTGGGGATAATCGCCCGATGGTAATCGGTAGTTATGTAAATTACGCAATAATTCTTGATGACAATGTATATGAAATATATCCATTCCGTAGTAAGAATTACAAGTTGAGCAACATCAATAAGGATGTGGCTTTTCCGGCATACAAGGAATTGACTCCTTTAATGGATGAAATGAAACGATTCTACCGATCTAGTCAGCAATGGTCATTAGGTGGCCGCTAA
- a CDS encoding conserved hypothetical protein (Evidence 4 : Unknown function but conserved in other organisms), giving the protein MKMVFLTFFEGKTDEVIELLTSEHVQSYTHWPKTHGKSAGFRPRMDTEVWPGNNAVVLFPIDDKQLDALMDNVHRFNEETEYEGISAFAFNVERMEIKKPVESKRS; this is encoded by the coding sequence ATGAAAATGGTGTTTTTGACGTTCTTCGAGGGCAAGACCGACGAAGTAATCGAACTGCTCACATCGGAGCATGTGCAGTCATATACTCATTGGCCGAAGACCCATGGTAAATCTGCTGGATTTCGACCGCGAATGGACACCGAGGTGTGGCCGGGAAATAATGCGGTGGTTTTGTTCCCAATTGATGACAAACAACTCGATGCTCTGATGGATAACGTTCATAGATTCAATGAGGAGACGGAATATGAAGGCATTTCGGCTTTCGCGTTTAATGTAGAACGGATGGAAATAAAGAAACCTGTGGAGTCAAAGCGGTCGTGA
- a CDS encoding Acriflavin resistance protein, producing the protein MKLPDFAVRRFITVLMIFLGIMILGIVALVSLPIDLFPEIEIPAISVVTIYEGVSAADVESQITKKIEDRISTVSNLDELTSTSQEGISVVTALFDWKTNLDEASNDIRDALELAKPGLPEDANDPMMFKINTSMFPILVYAATADENYGGLNYLIENEVADPLRRIPGVGAVQTIGGLERQIRVEFDPRKIEAYNLNLQGVMSTIARENADQPVGSVKINQTEYIVRVPGEFDSPDEISNVVLGVYAGRPVYLRDVARVDDSFKEITAMVRSEGRQGVIFMVQKQSGANSVQIADKVRAEVMALSKNLPSDVHLTEVYDTSIFIRRSLSNLSESVILGALVVLLVVYLFLRHIRSSFIVALTIPFSLIIAFFAFLLLKYTLNMVSLMSFAIAVGLVVDDAIVVLDNITRHIESGSRPLEAALYGTSEVGLAVMASTLTVVAVFAPMLFAGGLTGIMFTQLAAAVIIMILASLFASLTLTPALASRILRRSDLEMKTEHSAVIRRIYNTSERWFHATEEKYGVLLAWALRNKKKTVLTTAAVFLGSLALLPFVSTEFIPEGDSGDVQINFEMAPGTRMETTSAVATELAKVFTDSVPEVKHVFYRAGQSSTGMSAAMGQAGGSHVGMVGAKLVEQKFRDRSSAEVADIIRRYAQTVPGILKMDIKAGNPMGNILFGGDKPITIQIIGHDVDQTNELAAKIKRIVENTRGAKDAKISRPVGRPELIINIDREKAALLGTGLGDISDAIKTQVLGSEATKYREAGDEYQIYIRAKEDARQNIEDLSRLVITSRSGATVRLDNVATIVESTGPTEIARRDRERIVKVEAEVFKRPLGDVAADIAEELTRIEIPEGIDVTFGGSVKEQRESFTDLLFLLILSLVLVYMVMASQFESLRDPFIIMFSVPFAFVGVIWALILTGTTLSLISFIGVIILVGIVVKNAIIMIDYTNILRRRGLSVNQAVPLAGKHRLRPVLMTALAMILGMLPLALSRNEGAEIWRPLGITVVGGLLVSTLVTLVLIPVIYSIFEGRKNHIQGETS; encoded by the coding sequence GTGAAGCTCCCCGATTTTGCCGTAAGAAGATTTATCACTGTATTAATGATATTTTTGGGAATCATGATTCTCGGTATTGTAGCCCTTGTCAGTTTGCCAATCGACTTGTTTCCCGAGATTGAAATTCCCGCCATAAGTGTCGTTACAATTTATGAGGGGGTGAGCGCCGCTGACGTTGAGTCTCAGATAACCAAGAAGATCGAAGATCGCATTAGCACTGTGAGCAACCTTGATGAGCTAACATCAACATCGCAAGAAGGCATATCTGTGGTGACGGCTCTGTTTGACTGGAAAACAAATCTTGACGAAGCCTCCAATGACATTCGCGACGCGTTAGAACTCGCAAAGCCTGGCCTGCCCGAAGATGCCAATGACCCGATGATGTTCAAGATAAACACCTCAATGTTTCCAATTCTGGTGTATGCGGCAACTGCGGACGAAAATTATGGAGGGCTGAATTACTTAATTGAAAACGAGGTGGCTGATCCCTTGAGAAGGATTCCGGGGGTCGGCGCGGTACAGACCATTGGCGGATTGGAAAGACAGATTCGAGTCGAATTCGACCCGAGGAAGATTGAGGCTTACAATCTGAATCTCCAGGGAGTAATGTCGACTATTGCCAGAGAAAACGCCGATCAGCCGGTAGGCAGTGTCAAAATTAACCAGACCGAATACATTGTACGCGTTCCGGGCGAATTCGACTCACCCGACGAGATAAGCAATGTTGTGCTGGGGGTTTACGCCGGTCGTCCCGTGTATTTGAGAGACGTTGCCAGAGTCGACGACAGCTTTAAGGAAATCACTGCCATGGTTAGGTCGGAAGGCCGACAGGGTGTGATTTTCATGGTGCAGAAACAATCCGGCGCAAATAGTGTCCAGATAGCAGATAAAGTGAGGGCGGAAGTCATGGCTCTCAGCAAGAATTTGCCCAGCGACGTACATTTGACCGAGGTTTATGACACATCCATTTTCATTAGAAGGTCCCTTTCCAACTTGAGTGAATCAGTGATACTTGGCGCTTTGGTCGTCCTCCTGGTGGTTTACCTGTTTCTTCGCCATATCAGGAGTAGTTTCATTGTGGCCCTGACCATTCCTTTCTCGCTAATCATAGCTTTTTTTGCCTTCCTCTTGCTCAAATATACTCTCAATATGGTGTCGCTGATGAGTTTTGCCATAGCGGTAGGATTAGTGGTTGATGACGCCATAGTTGTGTTGGACAATATTACAAGGCACATAGAAAGCGGTTCAAGACCCTTAGAGGCAGCGTTATATGGCACCTCCGAGGTAGGATTGGCGGTGATGGCATCGACCTTGACGGTGGTCGCGGTATTTGCGCCGATGTTATTTGCGGGGGGATTAACCGGAATCATGTTTACCCAACTTGCCGCGGCAGTCATTATTATGATTCTCGCTTCTCTTTTTGCCTCGCTCACTTTGACCCCGGCACTCGCCTCGAGAATTCTGCGACGATCCGATTTGGAAATGAAGACAGAACATTCAGCGGTGATACGGCGAATTTATAATACCAGCGAACGCTGGTTCCATGCGACCGAGGAAAAATACGGAGTCCTGTTGGCATGGGCTTTGAGAAATAAAAAAAAGACGGTCCTGACGACGGCCGCGGTGTTTCTCGGTTCCCTGGCATTGTTGCCTTTTGTATCGACCGAGTTCATTCCAGAAGGAGATAGTGGCGACGTGCAAATTAACTTCGAGATGGCTCCTGGGACACGAATGGAAACGACATCCGCGGTTGCAACGGAACTTGCAAAAGTATTCACTGACAGTGTCCCGGAAGTAAAGCACGTGTTCTATCGCGCGGGGCAGTCCAGCACCGGAATGTCAGCTGCAATGGGGCAAGCCGGAGGCTCGCACGTTGGCATGGTCGGCGCAAAGCTTGTCGAACAGAAGTTTCGTGACAGATCGAGCGCCGAGGTGGCCGACATTATCCGGCGGTATGCCCAGACAGTCCCGGGAATCCTCAAAATGGATATAAAGGCCGGTAACCCTATGGGCAATATTCTTTTTGGAGGAGATAAACCAATAACGATCCAGATTATCGGCCATGATGTCGACCAGACCAACGAACTGGCCGCGAAGATAAAAAGGATCGTAGAAAATACGCGTGGGGCAAAAGACGCGAAAATATCCAGGCCAGTAGGCAGGCCCGAATTGATAATCAACATAGATAGAGAAAAAGCCGCCCTGCTTGGCACTGGGTTGGGAGATATTTCGGACGCCATAAAGACGCAAGTTCTCGGATCCGAAGCGACCAAGTATCGCGAAGCCGGAGATGAGTACCAAATCTATATAAGAGCAAAGGAGGATGCAAGGCAGAATATCGAAGATCTCAGTCGGCTCGTGATTACATCAAGAAGCGGGGCCACTGTGCGCTTGGATAATGTAGCCACAATCGTGGAATCAACTGGCCCGACGGAGATCGCGCGGAGGGATCGCGAGCGTATCGTGAAAGTCGAAGCTGAGGTATTCAAACGTCCCCTTGGCGACGTCGCGGCCGACATAGCCGAGGAGCTTACAAGAATAGAAATACCGGAAGGAATTGACGTGACTTTTGGCGGTTCGGTAAAGGAGCAAAGGGAATCATTTACCGATTTATTATTCCTTTTGATTCTTAGTCTGGTGCTTGTATATATGGTTATGGCCTCGCAATTCGAATCGTTGCGAGACCCATTTATCATCATGTTCTCTGTTCCTTTTGCGTTTGTCGGCGTAATATGGGCCCTAATACTTACAGGCACCACCTTGAGCCTAATTTCCTTCATCGGCGTTATCATCTTGGTTGGCATTGTTGTGAAGAATGCTATCATCATGATAGACTATACCAATATTCTTCGCAGACGAGGGCTTAGTGTCAATCAGGCTGTTCCGCTGGCCGGCAAACATCGTTTGCGACCGGTTCTTATGACAGCTCTCGCTATGATACTTGGCATGTTGCCGCTGGCATTGAGCCGCAATGAAGGAGCAGAAATTTGGAGACCGCTCGGGATTACTGTCGTTGGCGGCCTATTGGTCTCAACGTTGGTAACATTGGTGCTTATCCCAGTAATCTATTCCATTTTTGAAGGCAGGAAGAATCATATCCAAGGAGAAACTTCATGA